From Pseudomonas sp. FP2335, the proteins below share one genomic window:
- a CDS encoding transporter substrate-binding domain-containing protein, whose protein sequence is MTKRYSALLTALFASLMLSQAPAQANGLDDIVARGTLKVAVPQDFPPFGSVGPDMKPRGLDIDTAKLLADQLKVKLELTPVNSTNRIPFLTTGKVDLVISSLGKNPEREKVIDFSKAYAPFYLAVFGPPDAAVTGLDDLKGKTISVTRGAIEDIELTAVAPKEATIKRFEDNNSTIAAYLAGQVDLIASGNVVMVAISERSPKRVPALKVKLKDSPVYVGVNKNEPALLEKVNQILVSAKADGSLEKNALQWLKEPLPADL, encoded by the coding sequence ATGACCAAGCGCTACAGCGCCCTGCTCACTGCCCTGTTTGCCAGCCTGATGCTGAGCCAGGCACCCGCCCAGGCCAACGGTCTGGACGACATCGTCGCCCGTGGCACCCTCAAGGTCGCCGTGCCCCAGGACTTCCCGCCCTTCGGCTCGGTCGGCCCGGATATGAAACCGCGGGGCCTGGACATCGACACCGCCAAGCTGCTGGCCGACCAGCTCAAGGTCAAGCTGGAGCTGACCCCGGTCAACAGCACCAACCGCATTCCGTTCCTGACCACCGGCAAGGTCGACCTGGTGATCTCCAGCCTGGGCAAGAACCCCGAGCGGGAAAAGGTCATCGACTTCTCCAAGGCCTACGCGCCGTTCTACCTGGCAGTATTCGGCCCGCCTGACGCGGCTGTCACTGGTCTCGACGACCTCAAGGGCAAGACCATCAGCGTGACCCGTGGCGCCATCGAAGACATCGAGCTGACCGCCGTTGCGCCCAAGGAAGCCACGATCAAGCGCTTCGAAGACAACAATTCGACCATCGCCGCCTACCTGGCCGGCCAGGTCGACCTGATCGCCAGCGGCAACGTGGTGATGGTCGCGATCAGCGAGCGCAGTCCCAAACGCGTGCCTGCGCTGAAGGTGAAGCTCAAGGATTCGCCGGTGTACGTGGGCGTGAACAAGAACGAGCCGGCGCTGCTGGAAAAGGTCAACCAGATCCTGGTGTCCGCCAAGGCCGATGGCAGCCTGGAAAAGAACGCCCTGCAATGGCTGAAAGAGCCTTTGCCGGCTGATCTTTGA
- the trxA gene encoding thioredoxin TrxA, with product MSNDLIKHVTDATFEAEVLKAQGPVLVDYWAEWCGPCKMIAPVLDDIATTYEGKLTIAKLNIDDNQETPAKHGVRGIPTLMLFKNGNVEATKVGALSKSQLQAFLDANI from the coding sequence ATGAGCAACGATCTTATCAAGCACGTCACCGACGCGACCTTTGAGGCCGAAGTACTCAAGGCTCAAGGCCCGGTGCTGGTTGACTACTGGGCTGAATGGTGCGGCCCTTGCAAAATGATCGCTCCTGTTCTGGACGACATTGCAACCACCTACGAAGGCAAATTGACCATTGCCAAGCTGAACATCGACGATAACCAGGAAACCCCGGCCAAGCACGGCGTGCGTGGTATCCCGACGCTGATGCTGTTCAAGAACGGTAACGTCGAAGCCACTAAAGTGGGCGCGCTGTCGAAGTCCCAGTTGCAAGCTTTCCTCGACGCGAACATCTAA
- a CDS encoding TonB-dependent siderophore receptor encodes MGSYKKHALYSAILSANLLTAAGFNPVFAAETSATDAPKLDTVIVTGTRAQERTASASLSPVDVISGDTLRSTGSDELGAVLARLIPSINFPRPSLVDGAELVRPAQLRGLSPDQVLVLVNGKRRHTSAFVNLGGAVGRGSAPADLNAIPLSAVDHIEVLRDGASARYGSDAIAGVINVILKHADHGGSISSKFGQYKKGDGIQRNISGNTGLALGDNGFISLSGEGADNDYTNRAGKDYRTASIGSTTYGQRVFRQGEPATNEGKLAFNSEYSFNDAAEFYSFGGYSKRRGETAAFYRASNASNNIAALNPNGYLPLIKGSLEDTSLVVGLRGLLAYDWHYDLSANYGKNTYELSTETINTSLGLATPRKFDNGTLSNDQKQVSLDLSREFDVGLLPYPVSVAFGGEYLRQGYEIEAGEPASYYQSGSSGLGGFREADAGSSSRHNWAQYLDLETNFTEKLSASAAVRHEDYSDFGSNVSGSLSARYDFTPQVALRGSISNGFRAPSLAQQNFAFTSSQLIGSEIREAGTFPASSQVARLLGAEDLKAEKSRNYSLGLVLEPADDLTVTLDVYRIDIRDRISLSSNLNLSPATQAYLQANGVGNINYTTARYFTNATDTSTDGVDLVANYRYQFDNGIRWNSTVGYNYNHTKVTDVKANPAILDSLGANLVRVDRREKSGLLGDTTPEHKLSLGNDFTFGNWALHSNLVRYGEFTSYQADKVNDQTFKAAWVLDLSADYKLQNWTFTLGGDNVTDKYPEKVNAFASSGGNLAYSTFSPYGYSGAFYYGKVAYNW; translated from the coding sequence ATGGGGAGCTACAAGAAACACGCGCTGTACTCGGCGATTTTGTCAGCCAATTTGCTGACCGCCGCAGGCTTCAATCCTGTCTTTGCGGCCGAAACGTCCGCCACCGATGCGCCTAAGCTCGACACCGTGATCGTCACCGGCACCCGCGCCCAGGAGCGGACTGCCAGTGCCTCGCTGTCGCCGGTGGATGTGATTTCCGGCGACACCCTGCGCAGCACCGGTTCCGATGAGCTGGGCGCAGTGTTGGCGCGGCTGATTCCGTCGATCAACTTTCCACGTCCAAGCCTGGTGGATGGCGCCGAACTGGTACGCCCTGCGCAGCTGCGCGGGTTGTCGCCGGACCAAGTGTTGGTGCTGGTCAACGGCAAGCGCCGCCACACCAGTGCCTTCGTCAACCTCGGCGGGGCGGTGGGGCGTGGCTCGGCCCCAGCGGACCTGAACGCGATCCCGCTGTCGGCGGTGGACCATATCGAAGTGCTGCGCGACGGCGCGTCCGCGCGCTACGGTTCGGACGCGATTGCCGGGGTGATCAACGTAATCCTCAAGCATGCCGACCATGGCGGCTCGATCTCCAGCAAGTTCGGCCAGTACAAGAAGGGCGACGGCATCCAGCGCAATATCAGCGGCAACACCGGCCTGGCCTTGGGCGACAACGGCTTTATCAGCCTCTCCGGCGAAGGCGCCGACAACGATTACACCAACCGTGCCGGCAAGGATTACCGCACTGCCAGCATTGGCTCCACCACCTACGGCCAGCGCGTGTTCCGCCAGGGCGAACCGGCGACCAATGAAGGCAAGCTGGCGTTCAACTCCGAATATTCCTTCAACGATGCGGCCGAGTTCTACAGCTTTGGCGGTTACAGCAAGCGGCGTGGCGAGACGGCGGCGTTCTACCGTGCAAGCAATGCGTCCAACAACATCGCGGCGCTCAACCCCAATGGCTACCTGCCGCTGATCAAGGGCAGCCTGGAAGACACCTCGCTGGTGGTGGGCCTGCGCGGCTTGCTGGCCTATGACTGGCATTACGACCTGTCGGCCAACTACGGCAAGAACACATACGAGCTGAGCACCGAAACCATCAACACCTCCCTGGGCCTGGCCACGCCGCGCAAGTTCGACAACGGCACCCTGAGCAACGACCAGAAGCAAGTCAGCCTGGACCTGTCCCGTGAGTTCGACGTGGGCTTGCTGCCGTATCCGGTGTCCGTCGCGTTTGGCGGTGAATACCTGCGCCAGGGCTATGAAATCGAAGCGGGCGAGCCGGCATCCTACTACCAGAGCGGCAGTTCGGGCCTCGGCGGCTTCCGTGAGGCTGACGCCGGCAGCAGCTCGCGCCACAACTGGGCCCAGTACCTGGACCTGGAAACCAACTTCACCGAAAAACTCAGCGCCTCGGCCGCCGTGCGGCATGAGGATTACAGTGACTTCGGCTCCAATGTCAGCGGCTCGCTGTCGGCGCGCTACGATTTCACCCCGCAGGTGGCCTTGCGCGGCAGTATTTCCAACGGTTTCCGCGCACCGTCCCTGGCCCAGCAGAACTTTGCGTTTACCTCGTCCCAACTGATCGGCAGTGAAATCCGCGAGGCCGGCACGTTCCCGGCCTCCAGCCAGGTTGCCCGCCTGCTTGGCGCAGAGGACCTGAAGGCCGAAAAATCGCGCAACTACAGCCTCGGCCTGGTACTGGAGCCCGCCGATGACCTGACCGTGACGCTGGATGTGTACCGCATCGATATTCGCGACCGCATCAGCCTATCGTCCAACCTCAACCTGAGCCCCGCGACCCAGGCCTACCTGCAAGCCAACGGCGTCGGCAACATCAACTACACCACGGCGCGCTACTTCACCAATGCCACCGACACCAGCACCGACGGCGTCGACCTGGTGGCCAACTATCGCTACCAGTTCGACAACGGCATCCGCTGGAACAGCACCGTCGGCTACAACTACAACCACACCAAGGTCACGGACGTGAAGGCCAACCCGGCGATCCTCGACAGCCTGGGGGCCAACCTGGTGCGGGTCGACCGCCGCGAGAAAAGCGGCCTGCTCGGCGATACCACGCCAGAGCACAAGCTGAGCCTGGGCAACGACTTCACCTTCGGCAATTGGGCGTTGCACAGCAACCTGGTGCGCTATGGTGAGTTCACCAGCTATCAGGCGGACAAGGTCAACGACCAGACCTTCAAGGCAGCGTGGGTGCTGGACCTGTCGGCGGACTACAAGTTGCAGAACTGGACCTTCACCCTGGGCGGCGACAACGTCACCGATAAATACCCGGAAAAGGTCAATGCGTTCGCCAGCAGCGGCGGCAACCT
- the rho gene encoding transcription termination factor Rho has translation MNLTELKQKPITDLLQLAEEMGIENMARSRKQDVIFSLLKKHAKSGEEISGDGVLEILQDGFGFLRSADASYLAGPDDIYVSPSQIRRFNLRTGDTIVGKIRPPKEGERYFALLKVDTINFDRPENAKNKILFENLTPLFPTVRMKMEAGNGSTEDLTGRVIDLCAPIGKGQRGLIVAPPKAGKTIMLQNIAANIARNNPEVHLIVLLIDERPEEVTEMQRTVRGEVVASTFDEPPTRHVQVAEMVIEKAKRLVEHKKDVVILLDSITRLARAYNTVIPSSGKVLTGGVDAHALEKPKRFFGAARNIEEGGSLTIIATALVETGSKMDEVIYEEFKGTGNMELPLDRRIAEKRVFPAININRSGTRREELLTADDELQRMWILRKLLHPMDEVAAIEFLVDKLKTTKTNDEFFLSMKRK, from the coding sequence ATGAATCTGACTGAACTCAAGCAAAAGCCGATTACCGACCTGCTCCAGCTGGCCGAAGAAATGGGCATAGAAAATATGGCCCGTTCGCGCAAGCAGGACGTGATTTTCTCCCTGCTGAAAAAGCACGCGAAAAGCGGCGAGGAAATCTCCGGTGATGGCGTGCTGGAGATTCTCCAGGACGGCTTCGGCTTCCTCCGCTCTGCAGACGCCTCCTATCTTGCCGGCCCAGACGACATTTACGTCTCGCCGAGCCAGATCCGTCGCTTCAACTTGCGCACCGGTGACACCATCGTTGGCAAGATCCGCCCTCCAAAGGAAGGCGAGCGTTATTTCGCCCTGCTCAAGGTCGACACGATCAACTTCGATCGTCCTGAGAACGCGAAAAACAAGATTCTCTTCGAGAACCTGACTCCGCTGTTCCCGACTGTGCGCATGAAGATGGAAGCCGGCAACGGTTCCACCGAAGACTTGACCGGTCGTGTGATCGACCTGTGCGCCCCGATCGGCAAAGGCCAGCGTGGTCTGATCGTCGCACCGCCGAAAGCCGGTAAGACCATCATGCTGCAGAACATTGCAGCGAACATCGCGCGTAACAACCCTGAAGTTCACCTGATCGTGCTGCTGATCGATGAGCGCCCGGAAGAAGTGACCGAAATGCAGCGCACCGTGCGCGGCGAAGTGGTTGCCTCGACGTTCGATGAGCCGCCAACCCGCCATGTGCAGGTTGCCGAAATGGTGATCGAGAAGGCCAAGCGCCTGGTCGAACACAAGAAGGACGTGGTGATCCTGCTTGACTCCATCACCCGTCTGGCCCGTGCCTACAACACCGTGATCCCGAGCTCCGGCAAGGTATTGACCGGTGGTGTCGACGCCCACGCCCTGGAGAAACCGAAGCGTTTCTTCGGCGCCGCGCGCAACATCGAAGAAGGCGGCTCGCTGACCATTATCGCCACCGCACTGGTTGAAACCGGTTCGAAGATGGACGAAGTGATCTACGAAGAGTTCAAGGGTACCGGCAACATGGAACTGCCCCTGGACCGTCGCATCGCGGAAAAACGCGTATTCCCGGCCATCAACATCAACCGTTCCGGCACCCGCCGTGAAGAGTTGCTGACTGCCGACGACGAACTGCAGCGCATGTGGATCCTGCGCAAGCTGCTGCACCCGATGGATGAAGTTGCTGCCATCGAGTTCCTGGTCGACAAGCTGAAGACCACCAAGACCAACGACGAGTTCTTCTTGTCGATGAAGCGTAAGTAA
- a CDS encoding CDP-6-deoxy-delta-3,4-glucoseen reductase: MRVTLQPSGAVLELVPGERILEGARRLGYECPQACRNGVCHICAALLVEGRVQQAGEVRDHGEFYTCIAEPLEDCIVLWDGVLAPGELPLRKLSCQLSECVDVGGDVWRVRLRAPAGKAVRYHAGQYLMIERDNGDKSAFSLASAPHAGRDLELHVLAREDSARSLLAQLQRNQMARVELPFGDTHLAELPDGPLVLIAAGTGMAQMHSLIEHCRASGFKHPVHLYWGVRRPEDFYTIEHWDQWLQLPNLFLHKVVSDLCGWDGRCGLLHEAVCEDIADLKAVHVYASGSPAMIYGTLDALVEAGMDAHQMRADVFAYAPRP; the protein is encoded by the coding sequence ATGCGTGTAACCCTGCAACCGTCCGGCGCCGTGCTGGAGTTGGTCCCTGGCGAGCGAATCCTCGAAGGCGCCCGTCGCCTGGGCTACGAGTGCCCCCAGGCCTGTCGCAACGGCGTGTGCCACATATGCGCGGCGTTGCTGGTGGAAGGCCGGGTGCAGCAAGCCGGTGAGGTGCGCGACCACGGTGAGTTCTACACTTGTATCGCCGAGCCGCTGGAAGATTGCATTGTGTTGTGGGATGGCGTGCTGGCGCCGGGAGAGTTGCCGTTGCGCAAGTTGTCGTGCCAGTTGAGTGAGTGCGTGGACGTCGGCGGCGACGTGTGGCGCGTGCGCCTGCGTGCACCGGCCGGCAAGGCGGTGCGTTACCACGCCGGTCAATACCTGATGATCGAGCGGGACAATGGCGACAAGTCGGCGTTCTCCCTGGCCTCGGCGCCCCACGCCGGGCGTGACTTGGAGCTGCACGTGCTGGCCCGTGAAGACAGCGCCCGCAGCTTGCTGGCGCAGTTGCAGCGCAACCAGATGGCGCGCGTCGAGCTGCCATTTGGCGACACCCACCTGGCCGAACTACCGGACGGGCCGCTGGTGCTGATCGCCGCCGGCACCGGCATGGCACAGATGCACAGCTTGATCGAACACTGCCGCGCCTCGGGCTTCAAGCACCCGGTGCATCTGTATTGGGGCGTACGTCGCCCGGAAGATTTCTACACCATCGAGCACTGGGACCAGTGGCTGCAACTGCCCAACCTGTTCCTGCACAAAGTTGTCAGCGACCTGTGCGGCTGGGACGGGCGTTGCGGGTTGTTGCATGAAGCAGTGTGTGAGGACATCGCCGACCTCAAGGCCGTGCACGTCTATGCCAGTGGTTCGCCGGCGATGATATACGGCACATTGGATGCCCTGGTCGAAGCCGGGATGGACGCGCACCAGATGCGCGCCGACGTATTTGCCTACGCTCCCCGTCCATAA
- a CDS encoding amino acid ABC transporter ATP-binding protein gives MPLLRISALHKYYGDHHVLKGIDLTVEEGQVVAIIGRSGSGKSTLLRTLNGLESINDGVIEVDGEYLDAARADLRSLRQKVGMVFQQFNLFPHLTVGENVMLAPQVVQKVPKAKAAQLARQMLERVGLGEKFDAFPDRLSGGQQQRVAIARALAMSPKVLLCDEITSALDPELVNEVLSVVRQLAKDGMTLIMVTHEMRFAREVGDKLVFMHQGKVHEVGDPKVLFANPQTTEFANFIGSVEQAG, from the coding sequence ATGCCTCTGCTTAGAATTTCCGCCCTGCATAAGTACTACGGCGATCACCACGTCCTCAAGGGCATCGACCTGACCGTTGAAGAAGGCCAGGTGGTAGCGATCATCGGCCGCAGCGGCTCGGGCAAGTCCACCTTGCTGCGCACCCTCAACGGCCTGGAATCGATCAACGACGGCGTGATCGAAGTCGACGGAGAGTACCTCGACGCCGCTCGCGCCGACCTGCGCAGCCTGCGACAGAAAGTCGGCATGGTGTTCCAGCAATTCAACCTGTTCCCACACCTGACGGTGGGCGAAAACGTGATGCTCGCACCACAGGTGGTGCAGAAAGTGCCCAAGGCCAAGGCCGCGCAACTGGCCAGGCAGATGCTGGAACGCGTCGGGCTCGGCGAAAAATTCGATGCCTTCCCTGATCGCTTGTCCGGCGGCCAGCAACAACGCGTGGCGATTGCCCGTGCGCTGGCCATGTCGCCGAAAGTCTTGCTGTGCGACGAAATCACCTCGGCCCTGGACCCGGAGTTGGTCAACGAAGTGCTCAGCGTGGTGCGCCAGTTGGCCAAGGACGGCATGACCCTGATCATGGTGACCCACGAAATGCGCTTCGCCCGCGAAGTCGGCGACAAGCTGGTGTTCATGCACCAGGGCAAGGTGCATGAAGTGGGCGACCCCAAGGTGCTGTTCGCCAACCCGCAGACCACTGAGTTCGCCAACTTCATTGGCTCGGTGGAGCAGGCAGGCTGA
- a CDS encoding sn-glycerol-3-phosphate transporter — protein MKQLFLGLLLLAQATAALANETAAPDDKGFWYAQTSVYTRHFSPDPKHNNNQDLIGLERNDASGWVYGGATFRNSFSQRSYYAYAGKRYDMSDYPVYLKLTGGVIQGYRGEYRDKIPLNRFGVAPVIIPSVGTHYGPVAAELVLLGFNAAMVTTGVRF, from the coding sequence ATGAAACAGCTTTTCCTCGGCTTGCTGCTTCTGGCACAAGCCACCGCTGCCCTGGCCAACGAAACCGCTGCGCCAGACGACAAGGGCTTCTGGTACGCGCAGACCAGCGTCTACACCCGGCACTTCTCACCGGACCCCAAGCACAACAACAACCAGGACCTGATCGGCCTGGAGCGCAATGACGCATCTGGTTGGGTATATGGCGGGGCGACATTTCGCAACTCGTTCAGCCAGCGCTCGTACTACGCCTATGCGGGCAAGCGCTATGACATGAGCGACTATCCGGTGTACCTCAAGCTGACCGGCGGGGTGATCCAGGGCTATCGCGGCGAATACCGCGACAAGATTCCGTTGAACCGTTTCGGCGTGGCGCCGGTGATCATTCCATCAGTGGGCACCCATTACGGGCCGGTGGCGGCGGAATTGGTGTTGCTGGGGTTCAATGCGGCGATGGTGACAACCGGCGTACGCTTCTGA
- the ubiD gene encoding 4-hydroxy-3-polyprenylbenzoate decarboxylase: MKFKDLRDFVQQLEQRGELKRIQMPVSPVLEMTEICDRTLRNKGPALLFENPTGFDIPVLGNLFGTPERVAFGMGAESVSELREIGKLLAFLKEPEPPKGLKDAWSKLPIFRKIIAMAPKVVKDAVCQEVVIEGDDVDLAMLPVQTCWPGDVGPLITWGLTVTKGPNKDRQNLGIYRQQVIGRNKVIMRWLSHRGGALDYREWCEKHPGQPFPVSVALGADPATILGAVTPVPDSLSEYAFAGLLRGNRTELVKCRGNDLQVPATAEIILEGVIHPGEMADEGPYGDHTGYYNEVDSFPVFTVERITHRIKPIYHSTYTGRPPDEPAILGVALNEVFVPILQKQFPEITDFYLPPEGCSYRMAIVTMKKSYPGHAKRVMLGVWSFLRQFMYTKFVIVTDDDINARDWNDVIWAITTRMDPKRDTVMIDNTPIDYLDFASPVSGLGSKMGLDATHKWPGETTREWGRVIVKDEAVTARVDAMWKELGID; this comes from the coding sequence ATGAAATTCAAGGATCTTCGGGATTTCGTGCAGCAGCTTGAGCAGCGCGGAGAGTTGAAACGTATCCAGATGCCGGTTTCCCCGGTGCTGGAAATGACTGAGATTTGCGACCGTACCCTGCGCAACAAGGGCCCGGCGCTGCTCTTCGAAAACCCGACCGGCTTTGACATTCCGGTGCTCGGCAACCTGTTTGGCACCCCCGAGCGGGTGGCGTTTGGCATGGGCGCCGAGTCGGTCAGCGAGCTGCGCGAAATTGGCAAGCTGCTGGCTTTCCTCAAGGAGCCCGAGCCGCCCAAGGGGTTGAAGGACGCCTGGTCGAAGCTGCCGATCTTCCGCAAGATCATTGCCATGGCCCCCAAGGTGGTCAAGGACGCGGTGTGCCAGGAAGTGGTCATCGAAGGTGATGACGTCGACCTCGCCATGCTGCCGGTGCAGACCTGCTGGCCCGGCGACGTCGGCCCGCTGATCACCTGGGGCCTGACCGTCACCAAAGGCCCGAACAAGGACCGCCAGAACCTCGGCATCTACCGCCAGCAAGTAATCGGCCGCAACAAGGTGATCATGCGTTGGCTGAGCCACCGTGGCGGCGCGCTGGATTACCGTGAATGGTGCGAAAAACACCCAGGCCAGCCATTCCCGGTCTCCGTGGCCCTGGGCGCCGACCCGGCCACCATCCTTGGCGCCGTGACGCCGGTGCCTGACAGCCTGTCCGAATACGCCTTCGCCGGCCTGCTGCGCGGTAACCGCACCGAGCTGGTGAAGTGCCGTGGCAACGACCTGCAAGTGCCGGCCACCGCCGAAATCATCCTCGAAGGCGTGATCCACCCGGGGGAAATGGCCGACGAAGGCCCGTACGGCGATCACACCGGCTACTACAACGAAGTCGACAGCTTCCCGGTGTTCACCGTCGAGCGCATCACCCACCGGATCAAGCCGATCTACCACAGCACCTACACTGGCCGGCCGCCGGATGAGCCGGCCATTCTGGGCGTGGCGCTCAACGAAGTGTTCGTGCCGATCCTGCAAAAGCAATTCCCGGAAATCACCGACTTCTACCTGCCGCCGGAAGGCTGCTCGTACCGCATGGCCATCGTGACCATGAAGAAGTCGTACCCAGGCCACGCCAAGCGGGTAATGCTCGGTGTGTGGTCGTTTTTGCGACAGTTCATGTACACCAAGTTCGTTATTGTCACCGACGACGACATCAACGCCCGCGACTGGAACGACGTGATCTGGGCCATCACCACGCGCATGGACCCCAAGCGCGACACGGTGATGATCGACAACACGCCGATCGACTACCTCGACTTCGCCTCGCCGGTGTCGGGCCTGGGCTCGAAGATGGGCCTGGATGCCACCCACAAATGGCCGGGTGAAACCACGCGCGAGTGGGGCCGGGTGATCGTCAAGGACGAAGCTGTCACAGCCCGTGTCGATGCAATGTGGAAAGAATTGGGAATAGATTGA
- a CDS encoding FadR/GntR family transcriptional regulator codes for MNSIAQAVPEAALQAIRKLIKEQGFGPGDALPSQRDLALQLGVSRASLREALSSLSALGVVSVQPGKGVFVQAVDEAPGFAWPFAAQATPLDIFQLRYALEGFAAGLAAVTLTIDELDSLDDNVEAMRKVLKAGDFEAAARLDFEFHQRILLASGNQAMVSILSASAEVFLESQKLPFIRPERAMETWQEHRKILRALARRASAAAQKTMQEHVRNAALRTGIAFVTPVAP; via the coding sequence ATGAATTCCATCGCCCAAGCCGTACCGGAAGCGGCCCTGCAGGCCATCCGCAAACTGATCAAGGAGCAAGGCTTCGGGCCGGGCGATGCATTGCCGTCCCAGCGCGACCTGGCGCTGCAGTTGGGGGTGAGCCGGGCGTCGTTGCGCGAGGCGCTGTCGTCTTTGAGCGCCTTGGGCGTGGTCAGCGTGCAGCCGGGCAAAGGTGTGTTTGTGCAAGCAGTCGACGAGGCGCCGGGATTTGCCTGGCCGTTTGCGGCACAGGCCACGCCGTTGGATATTTTCCAGTTACGCTATGCCCTTGAAGGCTTTGCGGCGGGTCTGGCGGCGGTGACGTTGACCATCGACGAGCTGGACAGCCTGGACGATAACGTCGAGGCGATGCGCAAGGTGCTCAAGGCCGGTGACTTTGAAGCGGCGGCGCGGCTGGACTTCGAATTCCACCAGCGCATCCTGCTGGCCAGTGGCAATCAGGCGATGGTGAGCATCCTGAGCGCCAGCGCCGAGGTGTTCCTGGAAAGTCAGAAACTACCGTTCATCCGGCCGGAGCGGGCCATGGAAACCTGGCAGGAACACCGCAAGATCCTGCGCGCCCTGGCCCGGCGCGCCAGTGCGGCGGCGCAGAAAACCATGCAGGAACACGTGCGCAATGCGGCGCTGCGCACCGGCATTGCCTTTGTGACTCCCGTAGCGCCTTGA
- a CDS encoding amino acid ABC transporter permease, whose product MAYQFDFVPVLANTDLLLRGALFTLELTAIGAILGVALGTAGAVVRAWKIQPFAWFFGVYVELIRNTPFLVQLFFIFFGLPSLGLKITEWQAAVLAMVINLGAYSTEIIRAGIQAVPRGQLEAAAALAMTRFEAFRHVVLLPALGKVWPALSSQIIIVMLGSAVCSQIATEELSFAANFIQSRNFRAFETYALTTLVYLCMALMIRQLLNWIGRRFVMRNSR is encoded by the coding sequence ATGGCCTATCAGTTCGACTTTGTGCCCGTGCTGGCCAACACCGACCTGCTGCTGCGTGGCGCGCTGTTCACCTTGGAGCTGACCGCCATTGGCGCGATTCTCGGGGTGGCCCTGGGCACTGCCGGCGCCGTGGTGCGGGCGTGGAAGATCCAGCCGTTCGCCTGGTTCTTCGGCGTATACGTCGAGTTGATCCGCAACACGCCGTTCCTGGTGCAGCTGTTCTTCATCTTCTTCGGCCTGCCGTCCCTGGGGCTGAAGATCACCGAATGGCAAGCCGCCGTGCTGGCGATGGTGATCAACCTGGGCGCCTACTCCACCGAAATCATCCGCGCCGGCATCCAGGCCGTCCCCCGTGGGCAACTGGAAGCCGCAGCGGCGCTGGCGATGACGCGTTTCGAAGCGTTTCGCCACGTGGTGCTGCTACCGGCACTGGGCAAGGTGTGGCCGGCCCTGAGCAGCCAGATCATCATCGTGATGCTCGGTTCGGCAGTGTGCTCGCAGATCGCCACCGAAGAGTTGAGCTTTGCCGCCAACTTTATCCAGTCGCGCAATTTCCGCGCCTTTGAAACCTATGCCCTGACCACCCTGGTGTACCTGTGCATGGCCTTGATGATTCGCCAGTTGCTCAACTGGATCGGCCGCCGGTTTGTGATGAGGAATAGCCGATGA
- a CDS encoding amino acid ABC transporter permease, translated as MSDFSFWDIVRNLLTGLQWTLLLSLVAFIGGGLIGLLVMTLRISSKAFPRNVARTYIELFQGTPLLMQLFLVFFGIALLGVDISPWLAAAIALTLFTSAYLAEIWRGCVDSIAHGQWEASASLALNPLEQLRYVILPQALRIAVAPTVGFSVQVVKGTAVTSIIGFTELTKTGGMLANATFEPFMVYGLVALGYFLLCYPLSLSARYLERRLHASA; from the coding sequence ATGAGTGATTTTTCGTTCTGGGACATCGTGCGCAACCTGCTCACCGGCCTGCAATGGACCCTATTGCTGTCGCTGGTGGCGTTCATCGGCGGCGGCCTGATCGGCTTGCTGGTGATGACCCTGCGCATCAGCAGCAAGGCGTTCCCGCGTAACGTGGCGCGCACCTATATCGAACTGTTCCAGGGCACACCGTTGCTGATGCAACTGTTCCTGGTGTTTTTCGGCATCGCCCTGCTCGGTGTGGATATTTCGCCCTGGCTTGCCGCCGCGATTGCCCTGACCCTGTTCACCAGTGCCTACCTCGCCGAAATCTGGCGCGGCTGCGTCGACTCCATCGCCCACGGGCAATGGGAAGCCTCGGCCAGCCTGGCGCTCAACCCACTGGAGCAACTGCGCTACGTGATCCTGCCCCAGGCCCTGCGAATTGCCGTGGCGCCCACCGTGGGCTTCTCGGTGCAGGTGGTCAAAGGCACCGCCGTGACCTCGATCATCGGCTTCACCGAACTGACCAAGACCGGCGGCATGCTCGCCAACGCCACCTTCGAGCCCTTCATGGTCTACGGCCTGGTGGCCCTTGGTTATTTTTTGCTCTGCTACCCCCTGTCCCTCAGCGCGCGCTACCTGGAAAGGAGACTGCATGCCTCTGCTTAG